In Paenibacillus sp. G2S3, a single window of DNA contains:
- a CDS encoding galactokinase: MSTQDLKKKFIEKYGVSEQEAQVFYAPGRVNLIGEHLDYNGGYVLPAALEFGTTLIVRPRSDSKVNFASTNFPYEASIDYSEIGKAKTGEWIDYPVGVMVELEKKNTPVSKGYDLLFHGDIPNGAGLSSSASLEVVTAYAFLALEGGDTDTVEIALLSQRAENQYVGVNSGIMDQFAVANGKRDHAILLMCDTLEYNLVPFITGAYKLVIGNTNKRRGLVDSKYNERRQQCDEALSILQKEVPSLAYLAQLNREQFEAHQDKITDEIVRRRARHVVEENQRVLDSVEVLKNNDLKQFGQFMNDSHASLRDLYEVSCEELDIMVEEAQRIPGTLGSRMTGAGFGGCTVSLVHEDDVERFIREVGEAYTTRSGLVGEFYVCGIGNGVQELKGV, translated from the coding sequence ATGAGCACACAGGATCTTAAAAAGAAATTCATCGAAAAGTATGGGGTAAGCGAGCAAGAAGCTCAAGTATTTTATGCACCAGGACGTGTTAATCTCATTGGAGAGCACTTGGATTATAACGGTGGATACGTGCTGCCGGCAGCTTTGGAATTCGGTACAACTTTGATTGTGCGTCCACGCAGTGACAGCAAAGTGAATTTTGCATCTACTAATTTTCCTTATGAAGCATCTATTGATTATAGTGAAATTGGCAAGGCCAAAACTGGGGAATGGATCGACTATCCGGTTGGAGTAATGGTTGAATTGGAGAAGAAAAACACTCCAGTATCTAAAGGTTACGATCTGCTGTTCCATGGTGATATTCCGAATGGCGCAGGCTTGTCCTCATCGGCTTCTCTTGAAGTTGTGACTGCTTATGCTTTCCTAGCTCTCGAAGGCGGCGACACGGATACCGTTGAGATTGCACTCTTGTCTCAGCGTGCTGAGAACCAGTATGTAGGTGTGAACTCCGGAATTATGGATCAGTTCGCAGTTGCTAATGGCAAACGAGATCATGCAATCCTGTTAATGTGCGATACGCTTGAATATAATCTGGTACCTTTCATTACGGGTGCTTACAAACTGGTTATCGGCAATACGAACAAACGCAGAGGACTTGTAGATTCCAAGTACAATGAGCGTCGTCAGCAGTGTGATGAGGCCTTGTCTATTTTGCAAAAAGAAGTGCCTTCACTAGCTTATCTGGCACAGCTCAATCGTGAGCAGTTCGAAGCACATCAAGATAAAATCACAGATGAAATTGTTAGACGCCGCGCTCGCCATGTAGTGGAAGAGAATCAACGCGTACTAGATTCCGTTGAGGTATTAAAGAACAATGATCTAAAACAATTTGGGCAGTTCATGAATGATTCACATGCTTCCTTGCGCGATTTGTATGAAGTTAGCTGTGAAGAGCTAGATATTATGGTTGAAGAAGCACAGCGTATTCCGGGTACACTCGGCTCCCGTATGACTGGTGCAGGTTTTGGTGGCTGTACTGTATCCTTGGTGCATGAAGATGATGTAGAGCGTTTCATTCGTGAAGTAGGCGAGGCATATACGACAAGATCTGGTTTGGTTGGTGAGTTCTACGTTTGCGGCATCGGTAATGGTGTCCAAGAATTGAAGGGAGTGTAA